A stretch of Henckelia pumila isolate YLH828 chromosome 4, ASM3356847v2, whole genome shotgun sequence DNA encodes these proteins:
- the LOC140863615 gene encoding uncharacterized protein: MASGSSGRGGNSGSKGFDFASDDILCSYEDYGNQDGNNGTLSDSSIGTNPNKEFHKSRMARTSVYPATTYSPPEESSFNQDVVLTVEKTMKKYTDDLMRFLEGISSRLSQLELYCYNLDKSIGEMRTDLVRDHEESESRLKSLEKHMQEVHRSVQILRDKQELADTQKELAKLQLAQKDSSSAARNEEKSSPLASEEKNNVNSSDVKSQQLALVPHQVAPQPSLPARPVEYQQPSMAPPSMPSQTMPQVQAYYLPPQMTNQPVPSHPSQTQYIPPQAQLQEFSRMSPQPTQSHVNQGPQVQSLPPYQQQWPQPQPQPQPQQQQQQQQQQQQQLQQQQQPLQPSQQPVMQTQIRSSSPAIYSSYLPNQSNQTPTEMTPNNIPVQVSYAGAAQPGSVGPDALSYGYGTASRPIQPQPSSQNLKTGFVAQSGDVYMNSGSRPALPPGTAYMMFDGEGGRAHHAPPQPHFQQGAYPPTSIPLNAQRIPGTNLVAPQSTRNHPYNELIEKLVSMGYRGDHVVGVIQRLEESGQPIDFNAVLDRLNGHSSGGSQRGWTG; this comes from the exons ATGGCATCTGGGTCATCGGGTCGGGGAGGAAATTCGGGCTCGAAAGGATTCGATTTCGCATCTGATGACATCCTCTGCTCCTACGAGGATTACGGTAATCAGGATGGGAATAATGGAACCCTCTCCGATTCTTCGATCGGAACGAATCCCAATAAG GAGTTTCACAAAAGCAGAATGGCTAGGACATCTGTGTATCCTGCCACGACATATAGTCCACCAGAAGAATCTTCATTTAACCAAGATGTTGTCTTGACTGTTGAGAAGACCATGAAGAAATACACCGATGATCTCATGCGCTTCCTTGAGGGAATTAGTTCGAGGCTGTCTCAGTTGGAATTGTATTGTTATAATCTTGACAAATCTATTGGAGAAATGCGTACCGACCTAGTTCGTGATCATGAAGAGTCGGAGTCAAGGCTGAAGTCTCTGGAAAAGCACATGCAAGAG GTTCACAGGTCTGTGCAGATCTTAAGGGATAAGCAGGAACTTGCTGATACTCAGAAGGAGCTAGCTAAGCTTCAACTTGCACAGAAGGATTCCTCTTCAGCTGCACGTAATGAAGAGAAATCTTCTCCACTTGCCTCTGAAGAAAAGAATAATGTGAACTCGTCTGATGTCAAAAGTCAGCAACTGGCCCTTGTGCCACACCAAGTGGCCCCTCAACCGTCTTTACCTGCCCGACCAGTCGAGTATCAGCAGCCATCTATGGCACCTCCATCGATGCCTTCCCAAACTATGCCACAAGTACAAGCATATTACTTACCTCCACAAATGACTAATCAACCTGTCCCCTCCCATCCATCTCAGACTCAATATATACCTCCACAAGCTCAACTTCAAGAATTCTCTAGGATGTCACCACAACCAACACAATCTCATGTTAACCAGGGACCCCAGGTTCAGTCGTTACCTCCATATCAGCAGCAGTGGCCTCAGCCACAGCCACAGCCACAGCCACAGCAACAGCAACAGCAACAGCAACAGCAACAGCAACAGCTACAGCAACAGCAGCAGCCTCTTCAACCATCCCAACAACCAGTTATGCAAACACAGATTAGGTCCTCGTCGCCAGCAATTTACTCATCCTACCTTCctaatcaatcaaatcagactccTACAGAAATGACTCCCAATAATATACCTGTGCAAGTATCCTATGCGGGGGCAGCTCAGCCTGGTTCTGTTGGTCCTGATGCATTATCATATGGTTATGGTACTGCTAGCAGACCAATTCAACCACAGCCTTCAtctcaaaatctcaaaactggTTTTGTTGCTCAATCAGGAGACGTATACATGAATAGTGGGTCTCGTCCAGCTCTTCCCCCTGGAACTGCTTATATGATGTTTGACGGTGAAGGAGGAAGGGCACATCATGCTCCTCCACAGCCTCATTTTCAACAAGGTGCTTATCCTCCTACCAGTATCCCCCTGAATGCACAGCGCATTCCTGGTACCAACTTGGTTGCCCCTCAGTCCACCCGCAATCATCCCTACAACGAGTTGATTGAGAAATTGGTTAGCATGGGTTATAGGGGTGATCATGTCGTTGGTGTCATTCAAAGGCTGGAGGAGAGCGGTCAGCCTATTGATTTCAATGCTGTACTCGATAGGCTGAATGGGCACTCTTCTGGAGGTTCTCAGAGAGGATGGACCGGTTAG
- the LOC140861341 gene encoding CASP-like protein 1C1 translates to MEGKKPVMTMIMRGIAVVSLMVAAIVTFASYQKVEAESITFVARYNHWNGFMFSAVVSSIGCIYNLGIIFIPSGSQLWKTIVLLDVIMNILVGGTGLGAAWQTYFLLKDGNIYVEWPPICGVVPHFCTKILASLITSTLGFSFTFVLLMCTLHVSVDPFLVDSN, encoded by the exons ATGGAGGGAAAGAAGCCAGTAATGACAATGATAATGAGAGGAATAGCGGTGGTGTCGCTTATGGTAGCAGCTATTGTGACTTTTGCGAGCTACCAAAAAGTGGAGGCAGAATCTATAACTTTCGTAGCCAGATATAACCATTGGAATGGATTCat GTTTTCTGCAGTTGTTAGTAGCATAGGATGCATTTACAACCTTGGAATCATATTCATTCCTTCCGGTAGTCAACTTTGGAAAACAATAGTTCTCCTAGATGTG ATTATGAACATCCTAGTTGGTGGGACGGGCCTTGGAGCTGCATGGCAAACATATTTCCTACTAAAAGATGGCAACATTTATGTGGAATGGCCACCTATCTGTGGTGTGGTTCCTCATTTTTGCACCAAAATATTGGCATCTCTTATCACAAGCACCTTAGGATTCTCATTCACCTTTGTGCTTCTCATGTGTACTCTTCATGTTAGTGTAGATCCTTTTCTTGTGGATAGTAATTAA
- the LOC140867500 gene encoding GPI-anchored protein LLG1-like has translation MSSKESLCFSIFFIVVGLSLASSSYISNDVVEPHVPLGRSLLQQKTTCSVDFEKMNYSVITSQCKGPNYTPERCCTPLKVLLCPVKDQVNDLKSNCADTFFSYVNIYGKYPPGLFASLCKEGEQGLDCQSVEQSPPPKSKGFQDGVRPVLLMMLNIAGLVMIILS, from the exons ATGAGTTCCAAAGAATCCTTGTGTTTCTCTATTTTCTTCATTGTGGTCGGCTTGTCATTGGCTTCCTCGTCCTACATTTCAA ATGATGTAGTCGAGCCTCATGTACCATTGGGTCGTTCCCTCCTTCAACAGAAAACGA CTTGCTCAGTAGACTTTGAGAAAATGAACTACTCAGTGATCACAAGTCAGTGCAAAGGCCCGAATTACACGCCGGAACGATGCTGCACGCCATTGAAGGTGTTGTTGTGCCCAGTTAAAGATCAAGTGAATGACTTGAAGAGCAACTGTGCTGATACCTTTTTCAGTTAtgtgaatatttatggaaaatATCCTCCTGGGCTCTTTGCATCTTTGTGCAAGGAGGGTGAGCAAGGCCTCGATTGTCAGTCCGTGGAGCAGTCGCCACCGCCAAAAAGCAAGGGTTTCCAAGATGGTGTGCGGCCTGTTTTATTGATGATGCTCAATATTGCAGGATTGGTGATGATTATATTAAGCTAG